A part of Candidatus Electrothrix aestuarii genomic DNA contains:
- a CDS encoding ISNCY family transposase, which translates to MPSNTKELTFDTFVNQIHSIFDELPDYRKFSPNLTYSMKDAALGAFSMFFNQSPSFLSYQRAMQQAHGHNNAQSLFGITQIMSDNQTRNLLDTLTSDNFYPIFSETFDRLESAGYLDRYRVLDDYLLVPIDGTEFFRSSKIHCENCSVTHNSNGTVSYSHKVLTPVVAAPDNNKVIALEPEFVTPQDGSAKQDCELNAAKRWIERNSSLSDRKVIILGDDLFSRGPFCNLLSAHSFRFILICKPSSHTTLYQYVAELEKKDGITVSSQRKWNGKFHELHTYRYANDLPLKQGDDAPSVNWVELTVINTKTQEVLYKNTFITDFKIDRTNVQSIVQAGRTRWKVENENNNILKTKGYHLDHNFGHGDKFLSNTLLTLNLVAFLAHTFLEFVDKKYKAVRSVLSVRKTFFNDLKALTKYLFFSNWSQLINFMFEQLEIKRLST; encoded by the coding sequence ATGCCTTCAAATACCAAAGAATTAACATTCGATACGTTTGTCAATCAGATCCATAGCATATTTGATGAACTCCCGGATTACCGGAAATTCAGCCCAAACCTCACATATTCAATGAAGGATGCGGCGTTAGGTGCGTTTTCCATGTTTTTCAACCAATCCCCATCATTCTTATCTTATCAGCGGGCAATGCAGCAGGCTCACGGGCATAATAATGCTCAAAGTTTGTTCGGAATAACACAAATCATGTCGGATAATCAGACCCGTAATCTTCTTGACACCCTTACTTCTGATAATTTTTATCCGATTTTTTCAGAAACTTTTGATCGGCTTGAAAGTGCTGGATACTTGGATCGTTATAGAGTGCTGGATGATTATTTGTTGGTTCCGATAGATGGTACAGAATTTTTTCGTTCCTCCAAAATACATTGTGAAAACTGTTCCGTTACTCATAACTCCAATGGAACGGTAAGTTATTCCCATAAGGTTCTTACCCCGGTGGTAGCTGCACCGGACAACAACAAGGTCATCGCTCTGGAACCGGAATTCGTCACCCCTCAGGATGGTTCTGCAAAACAGGATTGCGAGTTGAATGCTGCTAAGCGCTGGATTGAACGGAATTCCTCTTTATCGGATCGAAAAGTTATCATCCTGGGAGACGACTTGTTTTCCAGAGGGCCGTTTTGCAACTTATTATCGGCACACAGTTTTCGCTTTATCCTGATTTGCAAACCCTCCTCACATACGACCCTTTATCAGTATGTTGCCGAACTTGAAAAGAAAGATGGTATTACAGTAAGTTCTCAAAGAAAATGGAACGGAAAATTTCACGAGCTTCATACTTATCGTTATGCTAATGACTTACCCCTCAAGCAGGGGGATGACGCTCCTTCTGTCAATTGGGTTGAGTTGACCGTCATTAACACCAAAACACAAGAGGTTCTGTATAAAAATACTTTTATCACTGATTTTAAAATAGACAGAACCAATGTTCAATCTATAGTACAAGCCGGAAGAACTCGATGGAAAGTGGAAAATGAAAACAATAATATCCTCAAAACAAAAGGCTATCATTTAGATCACAATTTCGGACATGGTGATAAATTTCTCTCGAACACCTTGCTGACTCTCAACTTGGTCGCATTTCTGGCCCATACTTTCCTGGAATTTGTTGATAAAAAATACAAAGCCGTCAGATCGGTCTTGTCTGTCCGGAAAACATTTTTTAATGACCTGAAAGCATTAACCAAATATTTATTTTTCAGTAATTGGTCTCAGCTGATAAATTTTATGTTTGAGCAGCTTGAGATCAAAAGGCTATCGACTTGA
- a CDS encoding DUF6444 domain-containing protein has translation MHLSREELLKIDKQFIDSLPGKSAKELCLLALDDLKELHERLGQNSENSSMPPSSNFPWARFDADAQADEEEPDEEQNETEHIELDDSDKESAEQDEDADKSDQQDSPENTDDRPKGNKPGKQPGATGHGRTQKLPVHDTIIHKAGTCSACNLELDETCDFTARTGHYVIDIEVGDATGPGIKVINTKHIYGDTTCGGCGHVNRLMPHRLEKNEDWGVEISQWHMVGPKLTALIVCLSKRMRLSRRRIREFLQDWLRLDLGIGTINQCIHEAGRAASPLSDEFLEEVRESLILFVDETSWKQ, from the coding sequence ATGCATCTATCCAGAGAAGAGTTGCTAAAAATAGATAAGCAGTTTATTGACTCCTTGCCCGGTAAGAGTGCAAAGGAGCTGTGCCTGCTCGCACTTGATGACCTCAAAGAACTTCACGAACGGCTGGGTCAAAATTCCGAAAACAGCTCCATGCCTCCCAGCTCAAATTTCCCCTGGGCCCGGTTTGATGCCGACGCTCAAGCCGACGAGGAGGAACCGGATGAAGAACAAAACGAAACCGAGCACATAGAACTCGACGATTCTGACAAGGAGTCCGCCGAGCAGGATGAAGACGCGGACAAGTCCGACCAGCAGGATTCCCCCGAAAATACCGATGATCGCCCCAAGGGCAACAAACCCGGCAAGCAACCCGGTGCCACCGGGCATGGTCGAACGCAAAAACTTCCCGTACACGACACCATCATTCACAAAGCAGGCACCTGCTCGGCTTGTAACCTTGAGCTGGACGAAACATGCGACTTCACCGCTCGCACCGGTCATTATGTTATTGATATTGAGGTGGGAGATGCCACCGGCCCGGGGATAAAGGTGATCAACACCAAGCATATCTACGGAGACACGACTTGCGGCGGCTGTGGTCATGTCAATCGGCTTATGCCCCATCGTCTCGAAAAAAACGAAGACTGGGGGGTTGAAATAAGCCAATGGCACATGGTCGGCCCAAAATTGACCGCTCTGATCGTGTGCCTCTCCAAGCGCATGCGCCTTTCCCGCCGCCGCATCCGGGAATTTCTGCAGGATTGGCTGCGATTGGATTTGGGCATCGGTACGATCAATCAATGTATCCATGAAGCTGGCCGCGCCGCTTCTCCCCTTAGCGATGAGTTTCTTGAGGAGGTGCGTGAATCACTGATCCTGTTCGTGGATGAGACATCCTGGAAGCAGTAA
- a CDS encoding helix-turn-helix domain-containing protein codes for MRYISSLDSLEKLTLEEGFRNHTKHHFRSRCKSILMSDEGFSVPEIARFFKVRTRTIYTWFDRWESFGVSGLTILPGRGRRTVLNEVSSDEISIIEKAVSEHPQNLGGVCKHLQEQLGLSVTKKMLQRFLKKTRLFLETP; via the coding sequence ATGAGATACATCTCCTCGTTGGATTCATTGGAGAAATTGACCCTTGAAGAGGGATTCCGCAATCACACGAAACATCACTTTCGTAGTCGTTGTAAAAGCATCCTGATGAGTGATGAAGGCTTTTCAGTCCCTGAAATCGCAAGGTTTTTTAAGGTTCGAACTCGTACGATTTACACTTGGTTTGACCGATGGGAATCATTCGGTGTTTCCGGTCTGACTATTCTTCCTGGACGTGGACGACGGACAGTTCTTAATGAAGTTAGCAGTGATGAGATCAGCATAATCGAAAAAGCTGTATCTGAACATCCTCAAAATCTTGGAGGAGTATGCAAGCATTTGCAGGAACAACTCGGACTTTCAGTAACAAAGAAGATGCTGCAACGCTTTCTTAAAAAAACTCGGCTATTCCTGGAAACGCCTTAG
- a CDS encoding IS630 family transposase, with protein sequence MKGSPDPEEYNKKIRELSMLFALEAQGALNIYFADESGFSLTPYIPYGWQKTGETNGIPSERSTRINVFGLMSRNNELEAYCSSGNFTSKLIMTCIDNFLLTATKGRSVIVMDNASIHSSAAFKEKIEEWNEQDLYIFFLPRYSPHLNLIEILWRKIKYEWLRPDDYKNMNTLERALDDILTRFGRDYFINFRDPEVSII encoded by the coding sequence CTGAAAGGATCCCCAGACCCCGAAGAATACAATAAAAAAATTCGAGAACTCTCAATGCTGTTTGCCCTGGAAGCGCAAGGGGCTCTGAATATTTATTTTGCCGACGAAAGTGGCTTCAGCCTTACGCCGTACATTCCGTATGGCTGGCAGAAAACCGGAGAAACGAATGGAATTCCGTCGGAACGAAGCACTCGTATTAATGTTTTTGGTCTGATGTCACGGAATAATGAGCTGGAGGCTTACTGTTCGTCGGGAAACTTTACGTCGAAGCTTATCATGACCTGTATCGATAACTTTTTACTCACTGCGACAAAAGGAAGATCTGTTATCGTTATGGATAATGCTTCTATCCACAGCAGTGCCGCATTCAAAGAAAAAATAGAAGAATGGAACGAGCAGGATTTGTACATATTTTTCCTTCCCCGATACAGCCCTCATCTGAATCTCATTGAGATTCTGTGGAGAAAGATAAAATATGAGTGGCTGAGGCCAGATGACTATAAAAACATGAATACTCTCGAAAGAGCTCTGGATGATATATTGACCAGATTCGGACGAGATTATTTCATTAATTTTAGAGACCCTGAAGTGTCGATTATTTAA
- a CDS encoding transposase, translated as MDIFSILCCLSPCLDRTTLRQLAIIVSAILSMPDRVTMLGISRWTEKGGSYRTIQRFFKTKIDWAKVQWIFIRTHLLGNSGVTLLGGDEVVTPKAGKKTFGLGRFFSSIYGKPIPGMCHLQLSLISVEKENSYPLITQQMQQSEKTKSKKSKPLKSKSKRKTKKGGRPKGSRNKNRRNVELTETQKILQENIKKALALVGNTLKLDYFVYDGALGHNNGVRLVRQCDLHLISKLRYDAALD; from the coding sequence ATGGACATTTTCAGCATACTCTGTTGTTTAAGCCCTTGCCTTGACCGCACAACTTTACGCCAATTGGCTATTATTGTCTCAGCAATTTTGTCTATGCCGGATAGAGTCACCATGCTCGGCATATCACGTTGGACTGAAAAGGGCGGTAGCTATCGAACCATCCAACGGTTTTTTAAAACAAAAATTGACTGGGCAAAGGTTCAGTGGATTTTTATCCGTACCCACCTGCTGGGAAATTCCGGAGTCACTCTTTTGGGTGGAGACGAGGTCGTCACTCCGAAGGCAGGTAAAAAGACCTTTGGGCTCGGACGGTTTTTCTCTTCCATCTATGGTAAGCCGATACCGGGTATGTGCCATTTGCAATTATCGTTAATTTCTGTTGAGAAAGAGAACTCTTACCCGTTGATAACTCAACAAATGCAGCAATCTGAAAAAACAAAGTCGAAAAAATCCAAGCCGTTAAAATCCAAATCTAAACGCAAAACCAAAAAAGGCGGGCGTCCTAAAGGAAGTCGTAACAAAAATCGTCGTAATGTAGAGCTCACGGAAACCCAAAAAATATTGCAGGAAAACATTAAAAAGGCACTTGCCTTGGTTGGTAATACATTAAAATTAGATTACTTTGTCTACGATGGAGCCTTGGGGCATAATAATGGTGTCCGATTGGTCAGACAATGTGATCTGCATTTAATCTCAAAATTACGCTATGATGCTGCGCTGGATTGA
- a CDS encoding formylglycine-generating enzyme family protein, producing MMLRWIEPGTFMMGSPKDEPERDNDETLHQVTLSEDFWLGATTVTQELWQAVTGENPSEFKGAQRPVERVSWEDAQRFMEQLNKEIPGLELELPTEAQWEYACRAGTVTPFFFGGKVSTDQVNYDGNYPYGDGEKGEYRKETVDVKDLPCNDWGICTRCTAMFGNGAGTGLVSIRSRRRLIL from the coding sequence ATGATGCTGCGCTGGATTGAACCGGGTACCTTTATGATGGGTTCGCCGAAAGATGAGCCGGAGCGGGATAACGATGAGACTTTGCACCAGGTGACCCTGAGCGAAGACTTCTGGCTTGGTGCCACCACGGTAACTCAGGAGCTGTGGCAGGCAGTTACGGGAGAGAACCCGAGCGAGTTTAAAGGGGCGCAACGTCCGGTGGAACGAGTCAGCTGGGAGGATGCACAACGATTTATGGAGCAGCTGAATAAAGAGATTCCCGGCCTTGAGCTGGAACTGCCCACAGAGGCTCAGTGGGAGTATGCCTGCCGGGCTGGAACTGTTACCCCGTTTTTCTTTGGGGGAAAGGTCAGTACGGATCAGGTGAATTATGACGGTAATTATCCCTATGGTGACGGTGAAAAGGGTGAGTATCGGAAGGAAACTGTTGACGTCAAGGACTTGCCCTGTAATGACTGGGGCATCTGTACCAGATGCACGGCAATGTTTGGGAATGGTGCCGGGACTGGTTTGGTGAGTATCCGGTCGCGCCGGAGATTGATCCTGTAG
- a CDS encoding SUMF1/EgtB/PvdO family nonheme iron enzyme, giving the protein MHGNVWEWCRDWFGEYPVAPEIDPVGPDSGEYRVLRGGSWISFGGYCRSALRRWRTPNRRSSLLGFRLAQGRTGQAR; this is encoded by the coding sequence ATGCACGGCAATGTTTGGGAATGGTGCCGGGACTGGTTTGGTGAGTATCCGGTCGCGCCGGAGATTGATCCTGTAGGACCGGATAGTGGAGAATACCGTGTGCTTCGTGGCGGCTCCTGGATCTCCTTCGGCGGGTACTGCCGTTCTGCCCTCCGCCGCTGGCGCACGCCGAACCGCCGCAGCAGCCTTCTTGGCTTCCGCCTTGCCCAAGGTCGAACAGGTCAGGCAAGGTAA
- the serS gene encoding serine--tRNA ligase, translated as MLELRFIRENIELVREKCLHRGMKVDLVEQFTTIDAKRLALLGEVEQLKNRRNTVSKEIAPLKKAGEHDKAEPLIVEMREVSERIKEMDKELSQVQEELEQVVMAIPNLCDDSVPKGADDSDNVEVRTWGEIPQFSFEPKAHWEIGEGQGILDFETAAKLSGARFALLKGFASKLSRALTNFFLDLHTQKHGYTEMLPPFMVNSKSMTGTGQLPKFKEDLFKIEDWDLWLIPTAEVPLTNIHSDETLAEADLPLKYTAYTPCFRSEAGSYGKDTRGLIRQHQFDKVELVKFTTPETSADELDSLLADAEEILQLLELPYRVVSLCSGDLGFSSAKTYDLEVWLPGQNTYREISSCSNFLDFQARRAGIRYRPDGEKKSRLVHTLNGSGLAVGRTLLAVLENYQQEDGTVRIPKVLEPYFTDRF; from the coding sequence ATGCTTGAACTACGTTTTATCCGGGAAAATATAGAACTTGTCCGAGAAAAATGCCTCCATCGCGGGATGAAGGTGGATCTTGTTGAACAATTTACAACAATTGATGCCAAACGCTTAGCATTGCTGGGCGAGGTGGAGCAACTGAAAAATCGACGCAACACGGTTTCCAAAGAGATTGCGCCCTTAAAGAAAGCCGGAGAGCACGACAAAGCAGAACCGCTGATCGTAGAAATGCGAGAGGTTTCTGAGCGCATTAAGGAGATGGATAAAGAGCTGTCCCAGGTTCAGGAAGAGCTTGAGCAGGTTGTTATGGCTATCCCTAACCTCTGTGACGACTCCGTGCCCAAAGGTGCCGATGATAGCGATAACGTGGAGGTTCGAACCTGGGGTGAAATCCCCCAGTTTTCCTTTGAACCCAAAGCACATTGGGAGATCGGTGAGGGGCAGGGCATTCTGGATTTTGAGACTGCGGCCAAACTCTCAGGAGCCCGTTTTGCCCTGCTCAAGGGCTTTGCTTCCAAGCTGTCCAGAGCGCTGACCAACTTTTTTCTGGATCTGCACACCCAGAAACACGGCTATACAGAGATGCTGCCGCCCTTTATGGTGAACTCCAAGTCCATGACCGGCACAGGCCAGCTCCCCAAGTTTAAAGAAGATCTGTTCAAGATTGAGGACTGGGATCTCTGGCTGATCCCCACTGCTGAGGTACCGCTGACTAATATCCACAGCGACGAAACCCTGGCTGAGGCAGACCTGCCCCTGAAATACACGGCCTACACGCCCTGCTTCCGCTCTGAGGCAGGCTCTTACGGCAAAGACACCAGGGGCCTGATTCGCCAGCACCAATTCGACAAGGTAGAGCTGGTCAAGTTTACCACCCCGGAAACCTCTGCTGACGAACTGGACTCCTTACTCGCCGATGCTGAAGAGATCCTCCAATTGCTGGAGCTACCTTATCGGGTGGTCAGCCTTTGTTCCGGTGACTTAGGATTTTCCTCTGCCAAGACCTACGATCTTGAGGTCTGGTTGCCTGGACAAAATACCTATCGGGAGATTTCTTCTTGCTCGAATTTTCTTGATTTCCAGGCCCGCCGGGCAGGCATCCGTTATCGCCCTGATGGCGAGAAAAAAAGCCGTCTGGTACATACCCTGAATGGCTCGGGGTTGGCTGTCGGGCGCACCCTCCTGGCTGTGCTGGAAAATTATCAGCAGGAAGATGGAACAGTCCGCATACCCAAGGTGCTTGAACCGTATTTTACGGATCGGTTTTAA
- a CDS encoding twin-arginine translocase subunit TatC, which yields MQRYNNLVIFLLELRKSIRFLGISLIALTIIFFFLSTGLITVFQEHLREQLYFFSVAGPFLAHVKVAFFGAVYALMPLLMHVLWKAMGKPFAVTGQKLFWFVFATCFLFYSGTLFCYFITLPYGIEFLLSFQSESMKAVISIGRFVNFVTIFILAFGAIFELPVFMVFSAQVGVISRQVFEKNRRFAVLGIAILAALLTPTPDAVNMALMGGPLYLLYEAGILVIRFLRIGERKAT from the coding sequence GTGCAACGGTACAATAATCTCGTTATTTTTTTATTGGAACTGCGAAAGTCCATTCGCTTTCTTGGTATCAGCCTTATTGCGCTGACCATTATTTTTTTCTTTCTCTCTACCGGTCTGATTACGGTTTTTCAGGAGCATTTGCGGGAACAGCTCTATTTTTTTTCCGTGGCTGGCCCCTTTCTTGCCCATGTTAAGGTGGCTTTTTTCGGGGCTGTATATGCCCTCATGCCCTTGCTCATGCATGTGCTCTGGAAGGCGATGGGAAAACCCTTTGCTGTAACCGGTCAAAAGCTGTTCTGGTTTGTCTTTGCCACCTGTTTCCTCTTTTATAGTGGCACCTTGTTTTGTTATTTTATTACCTTGCCCTATGGGATTGAATTTCTGCTCAGCTTTCAGTCGGAAAGCATGAAGGCAGTGATCTCTATTGGGCGTTTTGTTAATTTTGTGACGATTTTTATCCTGGCCTTTGGAGCTATTTTTGAATTACCGGTTTTTATGGTTTTCTCCGCCCAGGTTGGGGTAATTTCCCGCCAGGTTTTTGAGAAAAATCGGCGCTTCGCAGTCCTTGGTATCGCAATTTTGGCAGCCCTGCTGACACCCACTCCTGATGCGGTCAATATGGCCTTAATGGGAGGACCGCTTTATTTGCTGTACGAAGCAGGCATTTTAGTAATTCGCTTTTTGCGGATTGGTGAGCGGAAAGCTACGTGA
- a CDS encoding DUF523 domain-containing protein, translating into MKKCLISSCLIGLCTRYDGQSKPNERCLKYLDDFIYIPVCPEQLGGLPTPRPPAELRGGDGMDVLTGFASVINKDDQDVTQQFLAGAEAVLKIARDQNIRLALLKAKSPSCGVKQLGVTAALLETNGIKLVEF; encoded by the coding sequence ATGAAAAAATGTCTGATCAGCAGTTGTTTGATTGGCTTATGCACCCGCTACGACGGGCAAAGTAAGCCCAATGAACGCTGTTTGAAATACCTTGATGACTTTATCTACATCCCTGTTTGCCCAGAGCAACTCGGCGGGCTCCCTACCCCACGCCCTCCGGCTGAGTTGAGAGGTGGAGACGGAATGGATGTTCTCACCGGTTTTGCCTCTGTTATCAACAAAGATGACCAGGATGTGACCCAACAATTCCTTGCCGGTGCCGAAGCTGTTCTGAAAATTGCCCGGGATCAAAACATTCGCCTGGCCTTGCTCAAGGCCAAGAGCCCGTCCTGCGGAGTAAAACAACTTGGTGTCACAGCTGCTCTTTTAGAGACAAACGGCATCAAATTAGTTGAGTTTTAA
- a CDS encoding septum formation initiator family protein: protein MTFFLAGSFFLLFAPRCSLYSYYKMEKKSNRLVEENKRLLEEKAALEKEIDLLLHDKEYLEKIAREKYGMLKKNEEVYYLDPKAKKK from the coding sequence TTGACTTTTTTTCTGGCTGGGAGTTTTTTCCTTTTATTTGCTCCACGTTGCAGCCTGTATTCTTATTATAAGATGGAGAAAAAGTCAAACAGGCTGGTTGAAGAGAATAAAAGATTACTGGAAGAAAAGGCGGCACTGGAAAAGGAAATTGATCTGCTTCTCCATGATAAGGAGTACCTGGAAAAAATTGCCCGGGAAAAGTACGGGATGCTGAAAAAAAACGAGGAAGTGTATTACCTTGATCCAAAAGCGAAAAAAAAATAG